The genomic region GCAATAACACCACCTACAGCAAAGGTACCAACTGCCAGTGCTATTCCTTGAACGAAAGGGAAGGGAGTAGGAGGTTGATACGAAGATAGAATTGAAGAGCCATATTTAACAAATGATGAATACGTTCCATATATACTCAGAATAATCAAAGCTGGAACAGCAATATAGTTCAAATATTTTACTGCATTAAACCCTATAATCGCAGTACTGAGCATGATTAATCCCCAAATTAATGATGAAATCCAAACTGGAAAATTCACACCCAACCAAGTATTCAATACACTGCTAAAAGCCGCACCACAAACGTTTGCTTGTACACCAAACCAGCCTAAGGTTGAAATCCCTAAGATTAAAGAAATCAATATCCGAGACCCGCTAAAACCAAATGATGGGACAGCAGCGCTGACCGTTGGTCTTCCTAAATCGGCTGCTTGCATTCCCTGGAAACTCATATAAATAACCACAATGGTATAGCCAATAATGCCGGCAAGCAGAGCATGAAATAAATCCAAACCGGTTATTAAAGCTCCTCCCATCATCAAAGCTGGAACACAAATCATTGTACCAATCCATATAAGAGCAATACTTGGCCAACTTTGACGACTTTCCTTTGGAACAGCTTCTAACGCATACTTTTCAAAAACATCTTCGCTTTTCTTTGTACTCATGTTCTCATCCCCCTTAAAATATTGGTTGTTGTATTCGAAAGTTATTACAAATTTAAAAATACTTATAAAATTTTAATTTTCATAAATATGCTAGAAAAAGCTTTAATTATGAACCAAGTCGCTCCCATAGATTCCGCTCCTTATTAGAAGGGATCTGATAGGTCTTTTTACTCTGAGTAAGTTTTAAATTAACCAGAGTTTCCAGATATTTGAGAGCGGTTGATACCGGATAAATCAGCGGGATTCGATAACCACGTCTGAAAAGCTCCGCAGAAAGTTCGTCGGCAACACCCATCATACCAGTACAACCCAAAATAAGAGCATGTGCCTGGTCTTCACCAAGTGCCTTTTCTGATTCTTCAACCAATGCATTCATTAATTTGTCTCGATCGCCTAATTCAAGAACCGGAATATTGACCCATCGGATTGACGCTAATTTCTTTCCAACGCCGGCTTCGTGCGCCAAGTTTTCCAACAAGACAACGACACTTTCCAAAACGGTAACCACTGAGAAACGGTGGGCAAGGTCAGCCGCAAAAAGCATTGAGGTTCTTCCCGGACCAACAACGGGAATCTCTAAACGTTCTCGAGCGGCAGCCAGCGCAGGATCTCCCATACAATCAATAAACACGCCATCGAATCCTTGTTTTTGGGCTTTTTCGGCTAAATGAAGAATCCCTGGTGCACAAGCTGCTTCATCATAAGCTGATTCGATAGAAGCTGATCCATAAGGGATACATTCTACATCGATTTCTGTATCCGGTGATAAAAACTGTTTCACTTCTTTCTCGGTTTCTGCTTCAAATAATTTGGTTATTATTGGTACAATAATTTTAAGTTTCACTGTATTCTCCTTAGATATTATTTATTTTATATATAAATATCATTACGATAAAATATGAATAATTCACGTAACAAATGACTGATAGGATATTGGAGTTTCGGTAAGTCCTGATTTATCACTATCGCTCTTAGATGATGGCTACCAAATAATACAAGATTAGTTTTAAATACCTTGGTTGTCAAGGAAAAGAAGAGAGAAATGATGTAGAAAGGAGAGAGGATTTTTTATTTTCGGGGATAGATGTTCATGCCACTATTATGGCACCAGATGAGGATGTAAATATTTATATGTCGATCAATCTCCCCCCTTTAGCAAAGGGGGTTAGGGGGATTTGAGTTTTTTGGAAACCAATCGAATCCCTTTTTATCTCCCTTTATCCAAAGGGAGAAGAATAAAAAAATTGAACTCATGAGATTGCCACGTCACTTCGTTCCTCGCAATGACGAGTCAGAGTTCCTTCTCCCTTGATGGGAGAAGGTGAGGATGAGGGTGATAGCTCAGAATGAAATCCTGGTTGGTTGCTGAATATGAGTTACCTATAAAAAATCATTCCGGTATTTTCAGGATAGACAAAGAGGTCCTAATTAAATCGAAAAGAAAATAGTAAAAATCTTCGATTTTTGGTATAAAATGGGAAACAGATATTTAATTCATCATTTTTATCATGAAGGAGGGAAATATGCATTCTCACCGGTCTCAATCTAAAGTAGCTATGATTGGTAGCAATATGATGGATTTGATTACCTATTATGATGACTCATTCCCTAAAATTGGTGAAACTATTTTTGGAAAAGATTTTGAAATTGGTTTCGGTGGAAAAGGTGCAAATCAGGCAGTTGCCATTGCTAAACTGGGTGGAAGTCCATTAGTAGTAACAGCAGTTGGTAATGACCTTTTTGGGCCGTTAGTAAAAGAAAATTTTAAGAAACAGGGGATAGATACCACCTGGATAAAAACTGTCAACGGAAAAACCAGTGGAGTAGCTCCAATATTTGTCGATAAAAATGGTTATAATAGTAT from Candidatus Atribacteria bacterium ADurb.Bin276 harbors:
- a CDS encoding Asp/Glu/Hydantoin racemase produces the protein MKLKIIVPIITKLFEAETEKEVKQFLSPDTEIDVECIPYGSASIESAYDEAACAPGILHLAEKAQKQGFDGVFIDCMGDPALAAARERLEIPVVGPGRTSMLFAADLAHRFSVVTVLESVVVLLENLAHEAGVGKKLASIRWVNIPVLELGDRDKLMNALVEESEKALGEDQAHALILGCTGMMGVADELSAELFRRGYRIPLIYPVSTALKYLETLVNLKLTQSKKTYQIPSNKERNLWERLGS